One genomic segment of Prochlorococcus marinus str. MIT 0919 includes these proteins:
- a CDS encoding ABC transporter ATP-binding protein, with protein MTCLIAKNVTYSYSRESNPVLEEVSVSLRPGTLTALVGPNGAGKSTLLNLLQGYNKPDKGKITIDGNELVNNRAQVALMPQRGKLNWNFPITIEGLVSLGRVNHSKLSCCELEAALQRVGISHLAKRRLDSLSGGQQQRALLAKTLMSPAKILLLDEPCSALDPPAREDFLLIIRQLADTGLSLFVSSHDWGSSLNAYDKVVALDKTVLANGSPLEVQQKLDSINCMRGNYCCG; from the coding sequence ATGACCTGTTTAATTGCTAAAAATGTGACATATTCTTATTCAAGGGAAAGCAATCCTGTTTTAGAAGAGGTCTCAGTTTCTTTGCGACCAGGGACTTTGACGGCTCTTGTTGGTCCCAATGGTGCAGGAAAGTCCACGTTATTAAATTTACTTCAAGGATATAACAAGCCTGATAAAGGAAAAATAACTATTGATGGTAATGAGTTAGTTAACAATCGAGCCCAAGTTGCCCTAATGCCCCAAAGGGGAAAATTGAACTGGAATTTCCCCATTACTATTGAAGGATTGGTATCTTTAGGCCGTGTAAACCATTCAAAATTATCTTGTTGTGAGCTAGAGGCCGCACTTCAACGAGTTGGAATATCTCATTTAGCCAAAAGAAGGCTTGATTCATTATCTGGCGGTCAGCAACAAAGAGCATTGCTGGCCAAAACATTGATGTCACCAGCCAAAATATTGCTTCTTGATGAGCCCTGTTCTGCATTAGATCCTCCTGCAAGAGAGGACTTTTTATTAATCATTCGTCAGCTGGCTGATACGGGATTATCACTTTTTGTTAGCAGCCACGATTGGGGTTCATCTTTAAATGCTTATGACAAGGTTGTTGCTCTTGATAAAACCGTCTTAGCTAATGGCTCACCCCTGGAAGTACAGCAAAAACTTGATTCAATTAATTGCATGAGAGGAAACTACTGCTGTGGCTGA
- a CDS encoding WD40 repeat domain-containing protein translates to MPGVEGFPPQGMLHEGWSAEVEDYVMVCGWILGGKALLAGDVAGGLYLFEGKSGTLLWQKKEVHKGGLLALSIHPDGDAFATSGQDGRVLIWNSEEGEPTNVIELGDGWIEHLRWSSDGRFLAVVFSRRVHVYGIDGHEHWQSREHPSTVSSIAWSKSNELATTCYGQVTFFDVVRDEVNQKFEWKGSLVSMALSPDGDVVACGSQDNSVHFWRRSTNEDSEMTGYPGKPSQLSFDQTGRLLATGGSDVITVWSFEGKGPEGTVPGQLSLHAESISSLAFSNQGMLLASGARDGSVLVWFLKSNGDGDPLGGAFAGELVSAIAWRPDDCALAAVNSKGGINVWNFKMRTKSSPKGF, encoded by the coding sequence GTGCCTGGTGTAGAAGGATTCCCCCCCCAGGGGATGCTTCACGAGGGCTGGAGTGCTGAAGTTGAAGACTATGTCATGGTTTGTGGGTGGATCTTAGGTGGCAAAGCACTCTTAGCAGGTGATGTTGCAGGTGGACTTTATTTATTTGAGGGTAAATCTGGAACCCTCCTTTGGCAGAAAAAAGAGGTCCATAAAGGAGGCCTACTCGCATTGTCTATACACCCAGATGGAGATGCTTTTGCAACTTCAGGACAGGATGGACGTGTTCTTATTTGGAATAGCGAGGAAGGTGAGCCAACTAACGTAATAGAGCTTGGAGACGGTTGGATCGAACACCTGAGATGGTCATCAGATGGACGTTTCTTGGCTGTAGTCTTTTCTCGCAGAGTGCATGTATATGGGATTGATGGCCACGAGCATTGGCAATCAAGAGAACACCCAAGCACTGTTAGCTCGATCGCTTGGTCAAAGTCGAATGAATTAGCAACAACATGCTATGGCCAAGTAACTTTTTTTGATGTAGTTCGTGATGAGGTTAATCAAAAGTTTGAATGGAAAGGCTCACTTGTTTCTATGGCTCTTAGCCCTGACGGTGATGTTGTAGCCTGTGGCAGTCAAGATAATTCTGTTCATTTCTGGCGTCGCTCAACGAACGAAGACTCAGAGATGACTGGTTATCCAGGCAAGCCAAGTCAATTATCTTTTGACCAAACCGGTAGACTCCTTGCTACTGGAGGAAGTGATGTCATAACAGTTTGGAGCTTTGAAGGCAAGGGCCCTGAAGGCACTGTCCCTGGACAATTATCTCTTCATGCTGAATCGATTTCTAGTCTTGCTTTTTCAAATCAGGGAATGCTTCTTGCTTCAGGAGCTAGAGATGGTTCAGTTCTTGTTTGGTTTCTCAAGAGTAATGGTGATGGTGACCCACTTGGTGGAGCATTCGCAGGAGAGCTTGTCTCCGCAATTGCCTGGCGACCTGATGACTGTGCTTTGGCAGCAGTAAATTCAAAAGGAGGCATTAACGTTTGGAATTTTAAAATGCGTACTAAATCTTCCCCTAAAGGGTTCTGA
- a CDS encoding CobW family GTP-binding protein yields MTVEQKVPVTILTGFLGSGKTTLLNRILSEEHGKRIAVIENEYGEVGIDQGLVINADEEVFEMSNGCICCTVRGDLIRVLGNLMKRRDKFDYVLVETTGLADPGPVAQTFFMDDEIRNEFSLDGIVTLVDAAHIDQQLGRSDESSEQVAFADVLVLNKTDLVSDESLDIIESRLRDMNRMARVVRSKQAEVSIDTVLNLSAFDLDQVLKRRPTFLEPEYPFEWTGVFSLEKGRHELSLEEGPDPTMSLVVLEDQGIDEAALNAGAESCVRLYSNSAELLHPGSTVPIEKHVSLQLQSNGRKSFFLELDNPTHIGLFTQHTAEEFDIKVSRIDTLIAKTESDGKNDALVQPETERTWVAEHEHDDEVGSIAIERIGDVDPEKLNNWLSRLLSEKGVDIFRTKGFISYAGESRRMVFQGVHMLFTAQPDKEWGNEPRHNQLVFIGRNLDEEEMCREFDKCLV; encoded by the coding sequence ATGACCGTCGAACAAAAAGTACCTGTCACCATCCTGACGGGCTTCCTAGGCTCTGGGAAAACCACTCTCCTTAATCGGATTCTGAGTGAAGAACACGGTAAACGAATCGCTGTAATCGAAAATGAATATGGTGAAGTCGGTATTGATCAGGGTCTGGTCATTAATGCTGATGAAGAAGTCTTTGAAATGTCCAATGGGTGCATTTGTTGCACCGTTCGTGGAGATCTGATTCGCGTATTGGGCAACCTCATGAAGCGACGAGATAAATTCGACTATGTGTTGGTTGAGACAACAGGACTTGCTGATCCTGGCCCTGTTGCTCAGACATTTTTTATGGATGATGAAATCCGTAATGAATTTTCTCTTGATGGCATTGTTACTCTCGTTGATGCGGCTCATATTGATCAGCAACTCGGTCGCAGTGATGAAAGTTCTGAGCAGGTTGCATTCGCAGATGTCCTGGTCTTAAATAAAACGGACTTAGTCTCTGATGAATCTCTCGATATTATTGAATCACGACTACGAGATATGAACCGTATGGCGCGTGTTGTGCGTAGCAAGCAAGCGGAGGTGTCTATTGATACTGTTCTAAACCTGAGTGCTTTTGATCTAGATCAGGTGTTAAAGCGTCGCCCCACTTTCCTTGAGCCAGAATATCCATTCGAGTGGACAGGTGTCTTTTCTCTTGAGAAAGGTCGTCATGAACTTAGTCTCGAAGAAGGCCCTGATCCCACTATGTCACTTGTAGTCCTGGAAGATCAGGGGATTGACGAAGCAGCTCTTAATGCTGGTGCTGAATCTTGCGTAAGACTTTATTCTAACTCTGCAGAACTTCTTCATCCGGGAAGCACAGTCCCAATTGAAAAACATGTCAGTCTTCAGCTTCAGTCTAATGGGCGTAAATCTTTCTTTTTAGAACTTGATAACCCTACTCATATTGGGCTGTTCACCCAGCACACAGCAGAGGAATTTGATATCAAAGTATCCCGGATTGATACTTTAATTGCTAAAACTGAAAGTGATGGCAAAAATGATGCTTTGGTCCAACCTGAAACTGAGCGGACTTGGGTAGCAGAGCATGAACATGATGATGAAGTTGGCTCAATTGCTATTGAGCGAATAGGTGATGTCGATCCAGAAAAACTCAATAACTGGTTGAGTCGACTCCTGTCAGAAAAAGGTGTAGATATATTTAGGACAAAAGGGTTTATAAGTTATGCGGGTGAATCCAGGCGAATGGTTTTTCAAGGGGTTCATATGCTCTTCACTGCTCAGCCCGATAAAGAATGGGGGAATGAACCTCGCCATAATCAATTAGTGTTTATCGGTCGAAATCTTGATGAAGAAGAAATGTGTCGGGAGTTCGACAAGTGCCTGGTGTAG
- a CDS encoding metal ABC transporter solute-binding protein, Zn/Mn family encodes MLCFLRKSGEVKASINPKFLKNSLLAGAVFFTGINQVVQAETKPIVAVEPLVCDLVSAIALPSSPVTCLIDRKQDVHDVKISPRQAQTLNNASQVFTLGQEMTPAMKKWLSNPITVVVGVSAIEIDDHDDHDDHDDHDDHDDHDDHSSAKQDDHDDHSSAKHDDHDDHDDHDDHDDHSSAKHDDHGDEAFEWAGVFELSRGTYKWSFAKVDGDYADPAMKMVILKSGDIEASEELAEELLESKNSEVKRNNDKLVAQEKAYLLTFNERKDSTTFNVEIKKAGKYAFFTEHMPFEFEADEHFFKDVSGDDIEPIAQVPDEGGDHHHHDHGGLDPHIWHDPHNIIKMGNVISKNLNTKISFFDRETKKVLKERTQSVNSLLEDLDQWTQRQVATIPSNQRTLVSKHKAMEYYGDAFGLKTISLLDFLGHSSSLRPQTISKVITELKESNVQVIFAEQNPPAKLLKNLSRQISTPIAKQQIFVDGLMPTGNTISVAVHNTCTIVDSLGGSCNKKAGNQLENRWDSLTKR; translated from the coding sequence ATGTTGTGTTTTTTGAGGAAGTCTGGTGAAGTAAAAGCATCGATTAACCCAAAATTTTTAAAGAACTCTCTTTTAGCAGGGGCTGTATTTTTCACAGGAATCAATCAGGTTGTTCAAGCTGAAACAAAGCCAATAGTTGCTGTTGAACCATTGGTTTGTGATTTAGTTTCAGCAATTGCGTTACCTTCATCCCCCGTCACTTGTTTGATTGATAGAAAACAAGATGTACATGATGTGAAAATTTCTCCGAGGCAGGCCCAAACTTTAAATAATGCAAGTCAAGTCTTTACTCTTGGGCAAGAGATGACTCCCGCAATGAAAAAATGGCTGAGTAATCCAATAACGGTTGTTGTCGGTGTAAGTGCAATAGAAATTGACGACCATGATGACCACGACGATCATGATGACCACGACGATCATGATGATCATGATGATCACTCATCGGCTAAACAGGACGACCACGACGATCATTCATCTGCTAAACATGACGACCACGACGATCACGACGATCACGATGATCACGACGATCATTCATCTGCTAAACATGATGATCATGGAGATGAAGCCTTTGAATGGGCTGGTGTCTTTGAACTTTCACGAGGAACATACAAATGGTCTTTTGCAAAAGTCGATGGAGACTATGCTGATCCTGCAATGAAAATGGTCATTCTTAAATCTGGGGATATTGAAGCATCAGAAGAACTTGCTGAAGAATTATTAGAGTCCAAAAATTCAGAAGTTAAACGCAATAATGACAAACTTGTTGCACAGGAAAAAGCCTATCTTCTTACATTTAATGAGAGAAAAGACAGCACAACATTCAATGTAGAAATTAAAAAAGCTGGTAAATATGCATTCTTTACTGAGCATATGCCTTTTGAGTTTGAAGCCGATGAACATTTCTTTAAAGATGTTTCAGGCGATGATATTGAACCGATAGCTCAAGTTCCAGATGAAGGCGGTGATCATCATCACCATGATCATGGTGGACTAGATCCCCATATTTGGCACGATCCTCATAACATCATCAAGATGGGGAATGTCATTTCTAAAAATCTCAACACGAAAATTTCATTCTTTGATAGAGAAACTAAAAAAGTTTTAAAAGAAAGAACTCAATCTGTTAATTCTCTTTTAGAAGATTTAGATCAATGGACTCAAAGACAAGTAGCGACAATCCCTTCTAATCAAAGGACGCTAGTTTCTAAGCATAAAGCTATGGAATACTACGGGGATGCTTTTGGTTTGAAAACTATTAGCTTATTAGATTTTCTTGGTCATTCATCTAGCCTTAGGCCTCAGACCATTTCTAAAGTAATCACAGAGCTAAAAGAATCAAATGTACAAGTGATCTTTGCTGAGCAAAACCCTCCTGCAAAGCTATTGAAAAACTTAAGTAGACAAATTTCTACCCCTATAGCAAAACAACAGATTTTTGTTGATGGTTTAATGCCTACAGGAAATACTATTTCTGTCGCTGTTCATAACACATGTACAATCGTTGATTCTTTGGGTGGTTCCTGCAATAAGAAAGCAGGTAATCAACTAGAAAATAGGTGGGATTCATTAACTAAACGTTAA
- a CDS encoding cytochrome P450, which yields MPKLRPLPTTGALTGILEALEFFRDPNFARRRFDQLGNVFATSMLLQPMVFIQGDKAIADLLSQPEAIEVWWPKSVQQLLGRHSLANRNGAAHKARRRMVAQLFSSSALERYSPGIINLIDELGEELNTATVPLPLAKKMRRFAFSVIATTVLGLEGNDRDKLFSDFEIWTKALFSIPIDLPGSPFAKALKARKRLLEQLQEILRKPIKGKGGLDLLAGGLDETGIPFADEDLGEQLLLLLFAGYETTASALSCLMRELLLNPQIETWLREEIDTLVWPPTPEQAAIVYGPANAPRLDALVKEVMRFTPPVGGFFRRTKQSLVLDNIIVPSNRVVQVALIASNRHGIDDLDVFRPQRHLENECSLHLMPFGGGERVCLGKSLAELEIRLMVVGLFRKLQLEVVQDQDLSLRQIPSPSPRDGLLVKVKV from the coding sequence ATGCCTAAATTGCGCCCTCTACCAACTACGGGTGCCCTAACTGGGATTCTTGAGGCTCTGGAATTTTTTCGCGACCCTAACTTCGCTCGAAGACGATTTGATCAGCTTGGGAATGTCTTTGCGACATCAATGCTTCTACAGCCCATGGTGTTCATTCAGGGGGACAAAGCCATTGCTGATTTGTTATCTCAGCCAGAGGCAATTGAAGTTTGGTGGCCGAAGAGTGTTCAGCAACTTTTAGGTAGACATTCACTCGCAAACCGGAACGGAGCAGCTCATAAAGCAAGAAGAAGGATGGTAGCCCAATTATTCTCATCTTCAGCACTTGAACGCTATAGCCCAGGTATTATCAACTTAATTGATGAGCTCGGCGAAGAACTAAACACTGCAACAGTCCCTCTCCCTTTAGCCAAGAAAATGCGACGTTTCGCTTTTTCCGTTATCGCTACAACTGTTCTTGGTCTGGAGGGTAATGATCGTGACAAGTTATTTTCTGATTTCGAGATATGGACCAAGGCTCTCTTCTCAATCCCCATAGATCTTCCAGGCAGTCCCTTTGCTAAAGCTCTCAAGGCAAGAAAACGTTTACTGGAACAACTTCAAGAAATACTTAGGAAGCCTATCAAAGGCAAAGGTGGCTTGGATTTACTAGCAGGAGGTCTTGATGAAACAGGCATTCCTTTCGCGGATGAAGATTTGGGGGAACAACTACTACTACTGTTATTTGCTGGATATGAAACCACAGCTTCTGCACTAAGTTGCCTAATGCGTGAATTACTTCTTAACCCCCAAATAGAAACATGGCTTCGTGAAGAGATAGATACTCTGGTCTGGCCTCCTACTCCTGAGCAGGCAGCTATAGTCTACGGTCCTGCAAATGCTCCAAGACTCGATGCCCTCGTAAAAGAAGTGATGCGCTTCACTCCACCAGTAGGTGGTTTTTTCCGCCGCACCAAGCAATCCTTAGTCTTAGATAACATTATTGTGCCTAGTAATCGTGTAGTGCAAGTAGCTTTAATTGCTTCTAACCGTCATGGGATTGATGACCTAGACGTCTTTCGACCACAACGTCACCTAGAGAATGAATGTTCTTTACACTTGATGCCTTTCGGCGGAGGCGAACGTGTATGCCTTGGAAAATCATTAGCTGAACTTGAGATTCGACTGATGGTGGTTGGGTTGTTTCGCAAATTACAACTTGAGGTTGTCCAGGATCAAGACCTCAGCTTGAGGCAGATTCCCAGCCCATCTCCTCGTGATGGGTTATTAGTAAAGGTAAAAGTGTGA